The following coding sequences lie in one Zingiber officinale cultivar Zhangliang chromosome 2B, Zo_v1.1, whole genome shotgun sequence genomic window:
- the LOC122046678 gene encoding uncharacterized protein LOC122046678, whose product MAAASPLTFAASSLPLSNHASVSGKAQFFSSSFRRPIHPITMNARTASLSRRLAESLGTTEVGEDSGAPSPLDVEANADKFICIDGSSNNVKGPITQFPSSQIEASTVLQEKLVIRNTNGENLVGVIQEAGSSELVILCHGFRSSKESKTLLNLADALVSENISVFRFDFSGNGESDGTFQYGNYWKEVEDLRAVTQFFSGQNREVHAIVGHSKGGNVVLLYASKFHDIHRVVNISGRFDLKKGIEARLGKDFMERIKKDEFIDAMDKTGRFIYCVTRESLIDRLSTDMHDACLSIDKNCRVLTVHGSEDDVVPHEDAFEFDKLIINHKLQIIEGADHRFISHQNYLARVLLDFIR is encoded by the exons ATGGCCGCTGCTTCTCCTCTGACATTCGCGGcgtcctcccttcctctctcaaATCACGCCTCCGTCTCCGGCAAGGCCCAATTCTTCTCCTCATCGTTCCGACGCCCGATCCATCCGATCACCATGAACGCTCGCACTGCTTCCCTCTCCCGCCGATTAGCTGAATCCCTGGGCACAACTGAG GTCGGAGAGGATTCTGGTGCCCCTTCTCCTCTCGATGTGGAAGCAAATGCCGATAAG TTCATCTGTATTGATGGATCATCGAACAACGTGAAAGGGCCAATAACACAATTTCCTTCTTCTCAAATTGAAGCTTCCACGGTGTTGCAAGAGAAGTTAGTGATAAGAAACACTAATGGAGAGAATCTTGTGGGAGTTATACAAGAAGCTGGTTCTTCAGAGCTTGTAATTTTATGCCATGGTTTTAGATCCTCGAAAGAAAGCAAAACACTTCTTAACCTTGCTGATGCTCTAGTATCTGAAAACATCAGTGtatttaggtttgatttttctGGGAATGGAGAGAGTGACGGTACATTTCAGTATGGTAACTATTGGAAAGAGGTAGAAGACTTGCGGGCTGTAACTCAGTTCTTCTCTGGGCAGAATCGTGAAGTGCATGCTATTGTTGGGCATAGCAAGGGGGGAAATGTGGTCCTCCTATATGCTTCCAAATTTCATGATATTCATAGAGTTGTTAATATTTCTGGTCGTTTTGACTTGAAAAAAGGTATTGAGGCTCGGCTTGGAAAGGATTTTATGGAAAGAATAAAAAAGGATGAGTTCATTGATGCTATGGACAAGACGGGAAGATTTATTTATTGTGTGACCAGGGAAAGCTTGATTGATCGTCTGAGCACAGACATGCACGATGCATGTCTTTCAATTGATAAAAATTGTAGGGTCTTGACAGTTCATGGTTCAGAGGATGATGTTGTACCACATGAAGATGCTTTTGAATTTGATAAGTTAATTATTAACCATAAGTTACAGATCATAGAAGGTGCCGACCACCGATTCATTTCACATCAGAATTATTTAGCTAGAGTGTTATTGGACTTCATCAGATAA